The Humulus lupulus chromosome 3, drHumLupu1.1, whole genome shotgun sequence genome window below encodes:
- the LOC133824742 gene encoding uncharacterized protein LOC133824742 — protein sequence MEYLTRLLSLATHNKEFRLHPMCKSVHLVNLCFADDFILFSKGNLRSIQILFDGFAKFSQDSGLSANLTKSKVYFGGISAEDKKIILNYVNIEEGSFPLKYLGVTLRPTKWKATDCGVIIKKIQNRLHTWSSRHLSFAGRTQLIHSILLGIRKYWMSIFLLPQSVIHEIDRLCRNFLWGAKGNRTRIHCSSWEQVCLPKNMGGIGFKEG from the coding sequence ATGGAGTATCTTACTCGTCTTCTTAGTCTTGCTACTCATAACAAGGAGTTCAGATTGCATCCCATGTGTAAAAGTGTGCATCTTGTCAATCTTTGTTTTGCAGATGACTTTATCTTATTTAGCAAGGGCAATCTTCGATCCATCCAAATCTTGTTTGATGGTTTTGCCAAGTTTAGTCAGGATTCTGGTCTATCTGCCAACTTGACTAAATCTAAAGTTTATTTTGGTGGAATTTCCGCTGAAGATAagaaaattattttgaattatgtCAATATAGAAGAGGGTTCTTTTCCCTTAAAATACCTGGGTGTCACTCTTCGGCCTACTAAATGGAAGGCAACTGATTGTGGTGTGATCATTAAAAAAATTCAGAATCGTCTTCATACTTGGTCAAGTCGTCATCTGTCTTTTGCTGGGAGAACTCAACTGATCCATTCTATTTTATTAGGCATTCGAAAGtattggatgagtatttttctTCTTCCTCAAAGTGTCATTCATGAAATTGATCGGCTGTGTCGGAATTTTTTATGGGGAGCTAAGGGAAACCGCACCAGGATTCACTGTTCTTCCTGGGAACAGGTTTGCTTACCTAAGAATATGGGTGGTATTGGATTTAAGGAAGGCTAA